The Paenibacillus pabuli DNA segment CAAAACTAGCCACCGTGCCGAACGGATCATAAAAGAGCGCCTCGGCCGTCTGCCCCATTCCGTTTACCGTTTCTCCAACTGAACCATCCGCAAGCCCCTTAGCAAAAGTTGGTTTAAGCTCCTCAGGAATATACAGGGCAACTTCGCCTGAACCATCTGTCGTCCTGAAATTTTTTGCTATAAAGGTAAACTCATTTTGGATTTTATCCAAGAGACCCAATGTCGTAGGGAAAACTTCTTTTACTTGCATAAAGTCCCAAAAGAATCGTTCTCCTGTTACGCCCGACCAATCGGATTGCAAAAGGTAGATCGATTTTTCCAGTTCCCAGACCATCCGCTCCAGTTCCTGTTTCTTTTGCTGAACGAACCTGGCCTTTTCATCTAATACATCAGGGTGAACCTCAATTTGCTGCATTCATCTTCACCGCCAACCTGACCGTAGTGTATAAATACCTAAATTTTAACAAGTCAGAAGGAGGATTGGAATCAAACGAGGGATTCATTTTCTCTAAGGTTATACGGTAGTCGAGCAACATACTTTTAGGTGGTATACTTTCGCATTAGTGCACACAACATTTGTTTAAAACCACTCTCCTGATCTCTTTAAACATCACTGCAACAACACCAATTTAGCTTATCGTCGTAACAAACAATTTAATCCTCATTTGGAGTTTTACCCTCATTATACTTTACAATCTCTTCAGGTTCCTGTGTTTCTAGGACGATCTGACCTTTTTCAAAAAGGATCATGTACGGATAAGTGCTCATATTAAATATCTGTTCGTAATTGAATTGTTGTTCGTCACGAACATCATAAAAATTCACATTGGTAACTGGACCTTCTTCTCTTAGCTTCTGATTATTAATATAATCCATGTTCGTCTGCAAATCAGTAATGAAAGAGCGCTCTGCGGGTTTATCCGTAAACACAACTAGTGAAGCATCATTGACTTGGTAGGGACTGAAAAAGAGTTAATTCATGATCACCATGAGTTAACTCATTCTTGTTGTCTATTCCAGGGCTATCTTCAAATGCTCGTAAAAGCGCAATGCATCCGCATAATCCGGCAATCCTGCCACCTGACCGTCACCGAGTTCAAGGATGATCCAGGATCCGCCCTCCTGTTTGGCAAAGTCCATCGTGAAAAAACGACTTTGAATCTCTCCAGCAATATCCATAAATGAACCTAACACTTCCTTGAACACCTCATCCTCGCCTTCGTCCCAGTAGTTTGATATATAGACAGGTTTACCATCCAAAACGAACACCCGCACCTCCCGTGACAACGGCATGCCGCTCTGGTCATGGTAGGACAGAAATTCAAGCGGAACGAACTCCCTGAATACGAGTCCTTCATTCAAGTCTTCGCCCTGCAGCGTTATCAAGTTATGTACGACCTGCATTACATGCTCGTTATCCGCAGCATTCGGGATGTAACAAGCTTCCTCCCACTCATGTTTACGAGACTTTACATAATCCTTCACCATGATGGACTGCTCACCAAACGGGAGCACTGCCTTCTGAATCGCATCCGGGGAACCTTGTAGCTCAGATATAGGTAGCCATACCGACTTTGGCGTGTGTCCTTTGATTTTGTCATAAGACTCAGGCAGGTAATGACAATGTTGATACTGCTCTGGCGTGTTGATGAGATACCAATTTTTCGAGGCCAGTGCTTCATATAATTGTGCATACTCTTGCGGTTTCAACATCCAGCCACGGTACAGTGCTTCTTCCCGCTCCGGAGCTTTTCTAAGTCGTTTAATGGCGAGATCCGGACGCTGATTCACTATAAATTCTTCCAAATTAATGAGTCCTACCTCGAAGCCGAGCTGCTTCGCACATTGATATTCCTCTTCATAACTCTCGTCCACCTTCTTCTCATCGAGAGGTGAACTGCCATATATGATGATCACATGTCTGCCTCCTTCATGCTCTTCATTTATCCATTTTGTGTGATGAAGCTCTGGGTGGCTATTTTTCTATACTAAACTGAGCAATGCACCTAATCTCCGCCACCCCAGAGTCACCACCTGATCCCGGATCTCCTCCATCCGTTCCATGACCATACCCATCGGGAGGGTCGCCATCCTGATCCCGTGAATGTCGCTTACTGTTTGTATCGGAACTATCACTATATACCGAACTACCTCCATACGAGCCGGATTCCAAACTGCCAGCAATGTAATTTAAACGTTCGTAAGGATACTCTGCTGCAAGGAGTGGGCGATATTCTTCGCGAAGATGCAGCGTCAACCTCAACAATGGTGCTTGTAAAAGGGTTGAGTCCGGTGGAACTCCTGTTTTCCCACTCTTAAGCTGTACCATACGCCTCAATTCTGGATCTGCATGATCCTGAAGCAAGCTCCAGTTCGTTTTGCGCGCACATTGTGAACCGATCCAGAGTACCAGTGCAGTCTGCAGCATGCGCTCCAATGTCTCGGCAGGTTCAGCCATTCGATCTGCAGGGATGCCTTTCTTGTAACGTCTGCGCCATCGGTTCATCGAAACAGCCCAATCACGGGCTGCAGGAGCAATCTCTCGTACCGGTAATAGGAGGCGAACCAGCAGTGTTAGCATAATAGCCAGGATCACTACTCCGGTTCCACTGGAATCACTGGGCTCGGCTAGGGTAATCGCGATGAGCAGCCCTACTCCTGCGGTATGAAATGGCCAGCGGACGCGTATCCGTCTCCAGGCAAACAACCACATCAATAACGCCCCCCCCAAACTAATGCCTTCTCCAATGCTTAAGTCATCGAGCAGGCACAGCGCGCCAGTGAGAATCCATAACAGCGGAAATACGATGCCAACGAGCAATCGAAGCGGAATCGGTGTGCGAACCAGACCTTCCCAATCTCTATTCTCGCGAATTCGAGTCGTCCACCGCTGTAGCCCCTGTCCTAGTGCCTTCTCCTTGCGGCGATAATGCTGCATCTCTTCCGACTCTGAGCTTTGCTTCGAGCTTGGGCCTGCGAGTGCATCTAGACGAAATTTACGGTTAGCGGTACCGTAGTCCTTCAGCAGCCATTGAATGAGTTCCCTCTCATCAGCAGTCACCTCCGCTGTAGGACGTTCATGCCGATATTCCAGCGTTGCATCTGGAGCGTACTTGTCCTCCCGATAGCGACTCTTTGCCTGTTCGATTCGCACGGACAATACACCAATGCGGGTTAAAGCAAACAAGGAAGCAAGTGTATCCCTTAGCTTTATCCGTCCTTTGCTATGTAGATAGGCTAGATACAATGGATCTGCCCGTTCCACTTCTTCGTCCGAGTATGTACCTCGGCTTAATCGAGCTCGAATCCATATTATTAACTGAAGTACGAATACAGCGAGCAGCAACCACATCAACTGTACGCCAGCGTGCTGGATCCAGTCGTCATGCAGCACTGCCGTTTGCTCTGGTACGTTGGCCGCATGTTGTACGTCAGCTGTAGATGCAAATGATAATAAAAATTGCTTCACAGGATGAACTCCTTCCTGAACATCTCAAGAATAATCGTTAATGGATATGACCTATACAAATCATGAAAGAATCTCGCTCTAATGTAAAAAGGCATGCCTAGTTTTCTGGTTGTCACCTCGACCACAATTCCAAATCTTCTCTTTTCTACTATACCAGAAGTCTGAGCAACACTCATTTGCGCCTGTTGTTCGTTTAATAGATTGAATATTCATGACGTTATTGAATGGACTTACGCTCTGAATATTTAGAAGAAAGCCTCTTTCTCAAATGTGATAACGCCAAAAAATCCCGTAAAGCCTTGGCTCCACAGGATTTTCCCATCTACAATTTTAATGTATGTAAGCCTCAACCTGCAGAAGATACACTCAGACATCTGCGAATAGATTGAATGTATCCCAGATGGTACCACTCATGATAGAGCGTACGCGGAATCACTTCGCCGATTGTACTCATGCCTAACTCGCTCTCTCGGAGCAGCGGCTCTTCCAGGCGACCTGCAAATTTGTTTTTCAATTGCTCTGGTTGTGCCCTTAGACGATCCATCAATTCGGTCCAGGTTGGGGGTGATGCATCCCACGTTGCCGGGCTTGTCCCATAACCAAAGAACTGTACATAGACCTTAGGCACTTCCGAGTCATCAGCAATGAGATAATGAAACCACATATCCTGATCCAAAATGATGTGTCCCACATTCCACAGGATGGAGTTATTGAATCCCTTCGGCACATCATGAACCTGTCCTTCATCCATAGAGTCGCACACGTGCAGCGTAAATTGCCTCACATCCTGCAGTTGATTCCATAGTACATCTTCACTAAACTTCATGGTTCACCCTCCTTTTCTCCCTTATTTGAATTGTCCATTGATTCACATAGCTAGAGCCATAATATTTTCAATATATAGACATTTTATCATTTCTCTGTAACTTCATCACTCCCAAGAGCGTTTAGACATATAGAAAAACCGCAGTCCCCTAACCCACTCGAATAAGAGGCGATTTCATGAGCTGGCCGGATCCATCTGATCATAAAACTAACCCCAACCAAAATTCCTTCATACCAACCGATCCCCCTGTAAAAGGTAAACCAGCTCGTAGATGGCGCCTGGTGGTCGCTTCTACTTGGTTAACCACAACCCTATTAACGGGGCTGGGCCATGCCCCCATATCATACGCAGCAACAACTCCACTGCCACCCAGCGGTACATCTGCGGTCCATACCACCGCAGCAACCACAGAAAACAAACTTCACTATACCGCTGTGGAGGGGGCTCATTATTATACGATCGCACTGCGAAATGACGGTTCCGTCTGGGCTTGGGGTCGCAATATGTTCGGAGAGCTTGGTGTCAGTGAAGACATCCGCTATCGCCATACGTCCAGTCCCATTCGCATTCCGGGAATTTCGAATGTCATAGCCATTTCAGCCGCAGGAGGTGGGATTAACGCAGCCGTTCAGGCAGATGGAACCGTGTGGGAATGGGGCTCTGGTACACTCCCCTACCAAGTCGAAGGCATCTCCTCTGCGAAGGATGTGGTTACTGGTTCTTTCAATACCGCCCTTCTTCGGAACGGTACAGTTATGTCATGGCAGCGCCATGGGACTCAAGGAAACGATTCAGAAGTTATACACCGTCCACACGCAGTAAACGGATTGAAAGACATCATTCAGGTAGGATCATCCGGCCAACAAGGCTATGCCTTGAAGAAAGATGGCTCCCTGTGGACATGGAATGAACCAAACCAACCGGATGACACTCCTTCCAAACCAGCCAAGTTAAAGGGTCTGTCCAACATATCATCGATCACAAGCACAGATACGTCCCTGCTTGTACTGGACCAGAACGGGAAAGTGTGGGGCCTGAACGAGAAGGGCAAACCAGTTGCTCAGCATCATAACCTCAAGGTGAAGCAGATGGACGGGAATTCGCAATATATCTTGCTGTTAACCACTTCGGGTGAGGTGTACAGCTACGGAAGGACGGTTACAGGCAAAGAAGGCAGAGTTAAGCATCTGTCGGGTATTACCGATATTTCGGCAGGGTATCACCACAGTCTGGCCTTATCCTCTAATGGAACTGTCTGGGGTTGGGGAAGTGACAAGTACCAGGAGGCTGGAGCACCTGCGACATCATCTGGAGGCATGGTTTACCGACCCGTTCAGGCCAAGCTTGGCATCGATGTGTATATTAACGATGCTCTGTTCCAGTCCACGTATTCGGCAGTCCAAACCCAACATACCGTTCAACTTCCAGTCAGAGCCGCAGCCACAGTGATTGGGGCAGCATTTGAAATGAACCAGGTAAACGGAATAGTCGAAGCTTATTCATTGCAATATGAAGATCGTACCGTCACAATCCGTCCCAACGAGACGGAGGCCACGGTGAAATCCACCTCTTCCTCTACAGCTCAATCCATTTCATTACCAGAACCGATAAGCAATTATTCGGGTGCGACGACCGTTCCCTTTGAAGTATTCGAGGCCTTGGGACTTACTGTGAACTGGGATGAAGAGGCAAGCTTGTTGACTATCCAAAGTGATACCTAGCAACGAGATCATTCATTATGTACAGGAGGATTTATTACAATGTGGTTAAAAAAGATCATGGGTGCAGGTATCTTTTGCTCTGTCCTGCTCATGCCCGTTAGTACATTGGATGCGAAAGGGAAAGCCCCCGCTGAACCGTCATCCATGGCGGTCAATGCTGCAGAAGAATCAGTAAAGCAGGATCGGAATGCTCTGCTCATTGGTCAAACCCATCATCAAGGCCTTGCAGCATACACCGGCAGCTTCACGATGGTTGCTGACAATGGAACACTTGCAGACATCATCATTGAAAATCATAGTAATCATCCCATGTATATGAACCTGTATGTCGACGACTACAGTGAACCTATGGAAACCACGATCAGCAAAAACAGTGAAAAGACCGTGAATCTCCTTGCCTTACAGGACACTAGTGTTAAGGTATACATCTACAGCAGAATAGGGCATGACATGGACCTCTCTATACGTGCGGAGCAATTCCGTTAAACATTCGCGTTCCATATACTTTACATACCAAAATCCCCTTCACGCATGCGGTTTAGGTTCATTTGAACTTAAATCACACACTTTGAAGGGGATTTAATTTATTTATTTAATTTATTTATTTAATTTATTTATTTAATTTAATTAATTTACTCTACTATAAGGCCGTGTATCTCTTAAAACCACTTACTTCTCAAACCGGAACCATCCGAAGTCAAACTGACTTCCCGGCAGGAAGATAAAGGTCACTTTCTGCACACCGGTTACCTGTTCAAGCTCAAATATCCGCTCCTCATACCCTTCCGAGTGCGTGAACTCGACCAGCTGATTGCTCTGTCCATCTGCGCCAGCGAAGCGGATATGAATCGTGTTTTTATCAATCGGCGAACGGCCATAGATGACGAGCTTCGACGTGCCTTCTGCCGTAAAGTCCATGTTTTCGAACTCCAGTGATACGTTGTTACCGATCCCCTCTACATACTCATCCTGGATCGAGAACGTATCACCGTAGAGATGATCGCATGATGCGGCCGTGTTTTGCTCGAATGCACGGCTCTGACGCTTGAATGAGAAACCCTTGATATGAATCTTCTGCTTCGTAACAAAACAGATCGACGTAATGCCGCTCAGCCGCTTGGACAGCCGGTACGTCTCTTCCTGATACACATTCCATCTGGATTCCTTCTGGTAGACCACGTCAGCCAGCAGCGTGCTGCCCTCTTCATCCGGCATGCCCTCCCAAATCTGAAGGAAGTAATCCTCACTCGACAGGGCAAAGATCGGAATCGTAATCGTATCGGAGCCATACGGTCCGAAGTCGATACTGCGGAAGCCAACATGCGTTTCTCCATCACGACTTGTCGCTACACCGCGTTCGTTGCCGTTACCGACATCGCCTTTGGTGTAATCGTACAATCCACCAGTAATGAAGCCGTACGGATCTTTGTAAGCTGTGCCCAGACCTGTTGCCTTGAATTCCAGCTGTGAGATCAGTTTCGTTTTGTCCGTACCATTACTGCTCGTTGCGCGGAGGCGGAATTCACCATCACCCAGCGCAGACACGCGTACTTCCAGACCGTCTGCTTCGACCTTTGCAATGTTGGACTCAATGCCGGCATCGTTCACAACAGCCCATTCAATGTCACGATACGAAGTGTTTTCGGGATACAGCTTGGCGGTAACCACCATCTCCTGGGTCGACGGATCGAAGGCTTGCCCGGCTTCACTGATAATCTCGATTTTCCGCAAAGGAACCTCCTGGGCGCGTCCGGTAAGAACCGGACGTTCCACGTTCTTCGTTAACACGGCTTGTCCCTGAATTGCAACGGATGCAGACGTACTCACTGCTTTGCCATCCACTGCCTTCGATTCGAACTCCGCTGTTCCACCTTGCAAACCTTCGGAAGTTACTTCAATCCGGATGCGGCCCGGTTCATGAGTTGCCCCGATGATCGCCATCAGCTTGCCGCTGAACAATCTTCTGCTCAGACCTTTGTACGGATCATAGTCCGTGCTGTCCCCGTTATCCAGGCCAAGCAGTCGTCCTGCACCTGTCACCTTAACTTGTACACGGTTGTTTGCATTTTGCACGGGATTGCCCGCTTCATCTTCCACTTGAATTTCAACGAAAATAAGATCAGTTCCATTCGCTTGCAGCTGCTCTTTATCCGCTTGCAGACGAACCTTTTGTGCGTCCGTGTAAGATCGCTGTACATCCGTTGCGATAATTTCCCCGTTCTCATCATAAGCGATCGCTTTCAGCTCGCCCTCTTCATACGGCACTTTCCACCAGCCGACCAGCTGGGTTCCGTTCGCATGATCAATATCATACGTGCCGATCGTATTACCGTTCAGCTGCAATTCGATCTTCGGCGCATTACTGCACACGCGTACATCAATCAGCTGACCAGGGCTGAAATCCCAGTACGGGAACAGGTGCACCATCGGGCTTTTTTTGTAATCGGTCCATGCCGCTTGATAGATATAGTAGGAATCTTTCGGGAACGTCGCCGTGTCCAGCTGTCCAAAGTATGAATTCTTCGTATGATATGGGGTCGGCTCTCCGATATAATCGAACCCGGTCCACAGGAATTGCCCCAGTGAATACGGCCGATCCCGTTCGGCCAAAATGCAGTATTCTGCAGACTTCGCACCCCAGCTTGTCGTACTGTTGCCCAGTGCGGAGCACTGCTCGTCATCATCGGCCAGGATCGATTGCTCGAACGGGAAGTGGTAGATCCCGCGGCTCTGCACCACAGATGATGTTTCACTACCGTAGATGATCCAGTCTGGGTGCTCCTCGTGATGCTTGTCGTAATATTTCTCCGCATAGTTGTATCCTGCCAGCTT contains these protein-coding regions:
- a CDS encoding ATP-grasp domain-containing protein: MIIIYGSSPLDEKKVDESYEEEYQCAKQLGFEVGLINLEEFIVNQRPDLAIKRLRKAPEREEALYRGWMLKPQEYAQLYEALASKNWYLINTPEQYQHCHYLPESYDKIKGHTPKSVWLPISELQGSPDAIQKAVLPFGEQSIMVKDYVKSRKHEWEEACYIPNAADNEHVMQVVHNLITLQGEDLNEGLVFREFVPLEFLSYHDQSGMPLSREVRVFVLDGKPVYISNYWDEGEDEVFKEVLGSFMDIAGEIQSRFFTMDFAKQEGGSWIILELGDGQVAGLPDYADALRFYEHLKIALE
- a CDS encoding DinB family protein, with translation MKFSEDVLWNQLQDVRQFTLHVCDSMDEGQVHDVPKGFNNSILWNVGHIILDQDMWFHYLIADDSEVPKVYVQFFGYGTSPATWDASPPTWTELMDRLRAQPEQLKNKFAGRLEEPLLRESELGMSTIGEVIPRTLYHEWYHLGYIQSIRRCLSVSSAG
- a CDS encoding stalk domain-containing protein → MSWPDPSDHKTNPNQNSFIPTDPPVKGKPARRWRLVVASTWLTTTLLTGLGHAPISYAATTPLPPSGTSAVHTTAATTENKLHYTAVEGAHYYTIALRNDGSVWAWGRNMFGELGVSEDIRYRHTSSPIRIPGISNVIAISAAGGGINAAVQADGTVWEWGSGTLPYQVEGISSAKDVVTGSFNTALLRNGTVMSWQRHGTQGNDSEVIHRPHAVNGLKDIIQVGSSGQQGYALKKDGSLWTWNEPNQPDDTPSKPAKLKGLSNISSITSTDTSLLVLDQNGKVWGLNEKGKPVAQHHNLKVKQMDGNSQYILLLTTSGEVYSYGRTVTGKEGRVKHLSGITDISAGYHHSLALSSNGTVWGWGSDKYQEAGAPATSSGGMVYRPVQAKLGIDVYINDALFQSTYSAVQTQHTVQLPVRAAATVIGAAFEMNQVNGIVEAYSLQYEDRTVTIRPNETEATVKSTSSSTAQSISLPEPISNYSGATTVPFEVFEALGLTVNWDEEASLLTIQSDT
- a CDS encoding glycoside hydrolase family 2 TIM barrel-domain containing protein; translation: MNQKKLFNDGWQFAKTKLDVSEPAGLAFEPVELPHDWLIYNTLDLYEDSIGWYRKTFPYTKDEQQLLLCFDGVYMDSSVYVNGQLVGEWKYGYSAFEHEITDALVEGDNEIIVKVVHQSPNSRWYSGAGIYRNVWLKTRDRNHIVTDGIYVSIKQQPAGWQVELDTELNIDQNAQLVHTIRYAGQVIATNTAAVTAAAGGDTEVTDRQQIVVENPKLWSTDEPNLYELVTELQVVDADQHVQTLESVSQRIGFRDVQLDPNEGFHLNGVKMKMNGVCEHHDLGALGAAFNLTALRRRFNLLREMGVNAIRTAHNMPAKEFMELADEMGMLIVSEAFDMWERSKTPYDYARFFPEWAHTDVKSWVKRDRNHPSLVMWSIGNEIYDTHADERGQEVTRMLMEYVLEFDPKGNAGVTIGSNYMPWENAQKCADIVKLAGYNYAEKYYDKHHEEHPDWIIYGSETSSVVQSRGIYHFPFEQSILADDDEQCSALGNSTTSWGAKSAEYCILAERDRPYSLGQFLWTGFDYIGEPTPYHTKNSYFGQLDTATFPKDSYYIYQAAWTDYKKSPMVHLFPYWDFSPGQLIDVRVCSNAPKIELQLNGNTIGTYDIDHANGTQLVGWWKVPYEEGELKAIAYDENGEIIATDVQRSYTDAQKVRLQADKEQLQANGTDLIFVEIQVEDEAGNPVQNANNRVQVKVTGAGRLLGLDNGDSTDYDPYKGLSRRLFSGKLMAIIGATHEPGRIRIEVTSEGLQGGTAEFESKAVDGKAVSTSASVAIQGQAVLTKNVERPVLTGRAQEVPLRKIEIISEAGQAFDPSTQEMVVTAKLYPENTSYRDIEWAVVNDAGIESNIAKVEADGLEVRVSALGDGEFRLRATSSNGTDKTKLISQLEFKATGLGTAYKDPYGFITGGLYDYTKGDVGNGNERGVATSRDGETHVGFRSIDFGPYGSDTITIPIFALSSEDYFLQIWEGMPDEEGSTLLADVVYQKESRWNVYQEETYRLSKRLSGITSICFVTKQKIHIKGFSFKRQSRAFEQNTAASCDHLYGDTFSIQDEYVEGIGNNVSLEFENMDFTAEGTSKLVIYGRSPIDKNTIHIRFAGADGQSNQLVEFTHSEGYEERIFELEQVTGVQKVTFIFLPGSQFDFGWFRFEK